A stretch of Komagataella phaffii GS115 chromosome 2, complete sequence DNA encodes these proteins:
- a CDS encoding Putative ATP-dependent RNA helicase of the DEAD-box family involved in ribosomal biogenesis, producing the protein MGSELKASHGEKIKKEKKEKKEKKVKKDKKVKKEKKEKREKKDKKEKKEKKEKDHNETPQPATEVDQATIDAYLKENEISIDDPHNAEVSPILNFSMLQGIEEKIKNKISQFDKPTTIQAVSWPYLLKGNDVIGVAETGSGKTFAFGVPAISHVLQKNSKGLQVLVISPTRELAVQIYDNLKQLTDLCGLECCCIYGGVSKDDQRRQVKQSQCVIATPGRLLDLMEEGSIDLTGINYLVLDEADRMLEKGFEEAIKSIMANVNTDRQTLMFTATWPKEVRELASHFMKSPVKVTVGDRDELSANKKITQIVEVIDPYDKEKKLLQLLSKYSKNDDKILIFALYKKEATRVERTLNYKGYKVSAIHGDLSQQQRTQSLNDFKTGKSSLLLATDVAARGLDIPNVKVVINLTFPLTVEDYVHRIGRTGRAGKTGIAHTLFTEHEKHLSGALQNILRGANQPVPEELLKFGGHTKRKEHSVYGAFFKDVDMNQKAKKIKFD; encoded by the coding sequence ATGGGATCCGAATTAAAGGCATCACACGGAGAGAAGataaagaaggagaagaaggagaaaaaggagaagaaggtgaagaaggataagaaggtgaagaaagaaaagaaggaaaagagggaaaagaaagacaagaaagaaaaaaaagagaagaaagaaaaggatCACAATGAAACTCCTCAGCCAGCTACTGAAGTAGACCAGGCCACCATAGACGCTTACCTCAAGGAAAACGAAATTTCTATTGATGATCCTCATAATGCTGAAGTATCGCCAATCTTGAATTTTTCCATGTTGCAAGGCATagaagagaagatcaagaacaagatttcACAGTTCGACAAGCCAACTACCATCCAAGCCGTTTCTTGGCCATATTTGTTGAAAGGAAACGATGTGATTGGTGTTGCTGAAACTGGGTCTGGTAAGACGTTTGCTTTCGGTGTTCCAGCTATTAGCCATGTTCTACAAAAGAATTCCAAGGGACTTCAAGTCTTGGTAATCTCTCCCACTAGAGAATTGGCAGTACAAATCTACGACAACTTGAAACAATTAACAGATTTGTGTGGACTTGAATGCTGTTGTATTTATGGTGGCGTCTCCAAAGATGATCAAAGGAGACAAGTCAAGCAATCACAGTGTGTAATTGCTACCCCAGGGAGATTGCTTGATTTGATGGAGGAGGGATCTATTGATCTGACGGGAATCAACTATTTGGTTTTGGACGAAGCCGACCGTATGCTAGAGaaaggatttgaagaagcgATCAAATCAATCATGGCTAATGTTAATACAGACAGACAGACGCTGATGTTCACGGCCACTTGGCCAAAGGAGGTGCGTGAGTTAGCAAGTCATTTCATGAAATCTCCAGTTAAGGTCACCGTCGGGGACAGAGACGAGTTATCAGCCAATAAGAAAATTACACAAATTGTTGAAGTCATCGACCCTTACgacaaagaaaagaaactacTTCAATTGTTGTCTAAGTACAGTAAAAATGACGACAAGATTCTAATATTCGCCTTATACAAGAAGGAGGCCACACGAGTGGAGAGAACTTTAAACTATAAAGGATACAAGGTATCTGCGATTCATGGAGACCTTTCACAACAGCAAAGGACCCAGTCTTTGAATGATTTCAAGACTGGCAAGTCCAGCCTCTTGTTGGCTACTGACGTTGCTGCCAGAGGACTTGACATACCCAACGTCAAGGTTGTCATCAACTTGACATTCCCACTAACGGTTGAAGATTATGTCCATAGAATAGGTAGAACCGGTAGAGCTGGTAAGACCGGAATTGCTCACACCCTTTTCACTGAACACGAAAAACATTTAAGTGGAGCTTTACAAAATATTCTTAGGGGTGCCAACCAACCAGTTCCTGAAGAGCTGCTGAAGTTTGGGGGCCACACCAAGAGGAAGGAACACAGTGTTTATGGTGCTTTCTTTAAGGACGTTGATATGAACCAAAAGGCTaagaagatcaagtttGACTAG
- a CDS encoding Nitrogen catabolite repression transcriptional regulator that acts by inhibition of GLN3 transcripti produces the protein MISNLSAGLRTINLNDEKAEDSRSQHQQQTVIDQSRAESMNSKSQDSGNRITQYFTNLPKEGFTLFSHSSAPNGFKVAIVLSELGYPYKTLFLDFNKGEQRAPEFVSVNPNARVPALIDHNCDNLALWESGAIILYLCQKSLRETGVCDIYSDNPQDQAQINSWVFFQTSGHAPIIGQALHFRYFHDVNVPSAVERYTDEVRRVYGVLEMALAERREALIMELDIQNSANYSNGTTPLSQSKYFDHPVWLVGDSISVADLSFVPWNNVVDRIGINLKSEYPEVYKWTKHMMRRPAVVRALRGDT, from the coding sequence ATGATATCCAACCTCTCGGCAGGTTTACGAACCATAAACTTGAACGATGAAAAGGCGGAAGACTCTCGCTCTCAGCACCAGCAGCAGACTGTGATAGATCAATCCAGAGCTGAGTCTATGAACTCAAAGTCTCAAGACTCTGGCAATCGCATAACTCAATACTTCACTAATTTGCCTAAAGAAGGTTTTACTTTATTTTCACACAGTTCTGCGCCAAACGGGTTCAAGGTGGCAATAGTACTGTCAGAACTGGGATACCCCTACAAAACTTTATTCTTAGATTTCAATAAAGGAGAACAACGGGCTCCAGAGTTTGTAAGCGTAAACCCGAATGCCCGTGTGCCTGCACTAATAGATCATAACTGTGACAACCTAGCGCTTTGGGAAAGTGGTGCTATAATCCTTTATCTCTGCCAGAAAAGCTTAAGGGAGACGGGAGTTTGCGATATTTACTCAGATAATCCCCAGGACCAAGCCCAAATAAACTCCTGGGTTTTTTTTCAGACTTCGGGCCATGCTCCTATAATTGGACAGGCATTGCATTTCCGCTACTTTCATGATGTGAATGTTCCATCAGCTGTAGAGCGGTATACTGATGAAGTACGCAGAGTCTACGGTGTGCTAGAGATGGCTCTAgctgaaagaagagaagcaCTTATAATGGAGTTAGATATACAGAATAGTGCTAATTACTCAAATGGGACTACCCCATTATCACAATCAAAGTATTTCGATCACCCTGTGTGGCTGGTAGGTGATTCAATATCAGTTGCAGACCTTTCGTTTGTGCCCTGGAACAATGTGGTTGACCGAATCGGTATAAACCTGAAATCAGAATATCCAGAGGTTTACAAGTGGACCAAGCATATGATGAGACGGCCAGCAGTTGTTAGAGCCCTACGTGGTGATACATAG
- a CDS encoding Nitrilase, member of the nitrilase branch of the nitrilase superfamily, with protein sequence MTKQVVAALQVGSSPKGTKETLKKILSYEQEIKEKGVKILVLPEAILGGYPKGSNFGTYLGFRLQEGKEAFKRYFKEAIDLDGEEIRELAQLSNRTGAFITAGVVERAGSTLYCTMVYIDPVKGYVGKHRKLQPTGTERLIWGQGDGSTLTTVETSVGTLGGAICWENFLPLLRQAMYAKGVQVWAAPTVDGRKIWGNCMQTLGYEGRLFVVSAVQFMPPPKEMGYELKDWDENENCINGGSLIVDPYGEVLAGPFTGKEGLLHAEIDLDKIIEARFDFDPVGHYARGDVFQLTVNERSRDVTFTK encoded by the coding sequence ATGACTAAGCAAGTTGTGGCTGCTCTACAGGTAGGTTCGTCCCCAAAAGgaacaaaagaaactttgaagaaaatccTCTCCTATGAGCAGGAGATCAAGGAGAAAGGGGTCAAGATTCTAGTTTTGCCTGAGGCAATCTTGGGTGGATATCCAAAGGGAAGTAACTTTGGCACATACCTTGGATTCAGACTTCAGGAAGGGAAGGAGGCATTCAAACggtatttcaaagaagctATTGACTTGGATGGAGAAGAAATCCGAGAGTTGGCTCAATTAAGTAACAGAACTGGTGCTTTTATTACAGCAGGAGTTGTTGAACGTGCTGGAAGCACACTTTACTGCACAATGGTCTATATTGATCCGGTGAAGGGCTACGTTGGAAAGCACCGCAAGCTACAGCCCACTGGAACCGAAAGACTCATTTGGGGACAAGGAGATGGCTCCACTTTGACCACTGTTGAAACTTCAGTGGGCACTTTAGGAGGCGCCATTTGCTGGGAGaattttcttcctttgcTTCGTCAAGCGATGTACGCCAAGGGCGTTCAGGTTTGGGCAGCACCTACTGTTGATGGCCGAAAGATCTGGGGTAACTGTATGCAAACTTTGGGCTACGAAGGCCGTTTGTTTGTGGTCAGTGCCGTTCAATTTATGCCTCCTCCAAAGGAAATGGGCTACgagttgaaagattggGACGAAAATGAGAACTGCATCAACGGTGGTAGTTTGATAGTTGATCCCTATGGTGAGGTTCTTGCAGGTCCTTTTACAGGAAAGGAAGGATTACTTCATGCTGAAATCGATTTGGATAAAATCATTGAAGCCCGTTTTGACTTTGATCCCGTAGGACATTATGCAAGAGGAGATGTATTTCAACTCACAGTCAATGAGAGAAGCCGAGATGTTACCTTTACCAAATAA
- a CDS encoding Essential 121kDa subunit of the exocyst complex (Sec3p, Sec5p, Sec6p, Sec8p, Sec10p, Sec15p, Exo70p, translating to MEQPINSVHNGSNSLDNLEHLLKEAEENWQVLMAKDSVSALDIALPFLDRTSVGMASQYPEFKELERNLFNGLQNVVFENFNAFNDSVAAYQVTREKIGKSQNIIKEINGTLEQSGKDIMSNKEILKELNNNSQKYEQIIETLDQIEILRKKNVEIEALIDKKAFYKVERLLAESWDICNQYNLNELESLSHIKENLEVQSNNLVELVVEELHSIIYLKNIKRQEETHEELKTYKKIKDFLFKFENNYNFFDMINKEVAFIDNDYEYVYLLLKTLKNLNSLDETLNSLKSRLSTELQFLFNSIQEEIKSSNGKNIQVANLDMTDLDSFGISDIGNSVLQSFFSRIFNRCCHVLEFLLVTYKISEIVSENSNCKLNFQFSDLWDIFSAEISNLMLAYISKSESSDKSQHSNDKHMFQFNSLDFKNTKAETFSIDLQSILQDLFPNYDLKNPITNSVYIKDDFSVNKTTLIPPNVFNMSVILNNLLQFIHLSLQLVSIVANEKIDPALLCDRFMETAFLPRLQHLLDGIFQSLFKDGTVDTESYHNVFKTFFSKVCDILNTSIIYKSEYVRIILKLLNKMSSLYSECFNKHFGGTGKNTKTVQLVVNSSLRNASKIQDFAAETSILLSNNFMGQVTTRDFLTDEELTQLIKLLTSIDRMLEWLLPMRRVGSSLNQDHSNDNDEKVDFLKDKWLFLEGSPISTVLLTFSKDSVVEFDSQVDTFYKLMTDIKLILRYDLRLKIGYFVSQMFLTETWLLPYERNRPSLLIESLNKKILQIDHLLTNRDYKTFVFQGVSSFANKLFIKGASDIVALNEHGIGKLYSNIIILQQVLRTLVDDPDEINFSSCINYYEMFKKTDKGIVDQVSRGENRYSYEENAQMIKLYFSEGLSKQMNTGKKMSFGADKRCEESIQALKNLYK from the coding sequence ATGGAACAACCAATCAACTCCGTCCACAATGGTAGTAACTCGCTGGACAACCTGGAACATTTGTTAAAGGAAGCTGAGGAGAATTGGCAAGTATTGATGGCTAAAGACTCTGTTAGCGCCTTGGATATTGCGCTTCCATTCTTGGATCGAACATCCGTAGGAATGGCTTCTCAGTACCCTGAGTTTAAAGAGCTAGAGAGGAACCTATTCAATGGATTGCAGAATGTGGTCTTTGAGAATTTCAACGCTTTCAATGATAGCGTGGCAGCGTACCAGGTCACTCGTGAAAAGATTGGCAAATCACAAAATATAATAAAGGAAATCAATGGGACATTAGAACAGTCGGGAAAGGATATCATGAGCAACAAAGAGATTCTGAAAGAATTAAATAATAATTCTCAGAAGTACGAGCAAATCATTGAAACTCTAGACcagattgaaattttgcGTAAGAAGAATGTTGAGATTGAGGCGTTGATAGATAAAAAGGCCTTTTACAAAGTTGAGAGATTACTAGCAGAATCTTGGGACATATGCAATCAGTATAATCTCAATGAACTGGAATCATTGTCTCATATTAAAGAGAATTTGGAGGTCCAATCAAACAATTTGGTTGAACTTGTTGTGGAAGAACTGCATAGCATAATatatttgaagaatatcaAACGACAAGAAGAGACCCACGAGGAACTGAAAACTTATAAAAAAATTAAGGACttccttttcaaattcGAAAACAACtataatttttttgacATGATTAACAAGGAAGTCGCTTTCATCGATAATGATTATGAGTATGTTTATTTACTTTTAAAAACgctgaagaatttgaacaGTCTGGATGAGACcttgaactctttgaaatcaagattGTCCACGGAGCTACAATTCCTGTTCAACTCtatccaagaagaaatcaagTCTTCTAACGGTAAAAATATCCAAGTTGCCAATTTGGATATGACTGATTTGGACTCTTTTGGAATAAGCGATATTGGAAACAGCGTCTTGCAGTCATTTTTCAGTCGAATCTTTAATAGGTGCTGCCATGTTCTTGAGTTTCTACTGGTCACTTATAAGATCAGTGAAATAGTCTCAGAAAACAGCAACTGCAAATTGaactttcaattttcagaCTTATGGGATATATTTTCAGCAGAGATTAGTAATTTGATGTTAGCGTATATCAGCAAGAGTGAGTCAAGTGACAAATCTCAACACAGCAATGACAAACACATGTTTCAGTTCAATTCCTtagatttcaagaacacCAAAGCTGAAACATTCTCTATTGATCTGCAATCTATTCTACAGGATTTGTTCCCAAATTATGatctgaaaaatccaaTAACTAACTCTGTTTACATTAAAGATGACTTTTCAGTGAACAAGACTACACTAATACCTCCAAATGTGTTCAATATGAGTGTCATCTTAAACAATCTCCTTCAGTTTATTCATTTATCACTTCAACTGGTTTCCATTGTTGCGAATGAGAAGATTGACCCTGCATTACTTTGTGATCGGTTTATGGAGACTGCTTTTCTTCCTAGACTTCAGCACTTGTTAGATGGTATCTTTCAGTCTCTCTTCAAGGATGGGACAGTTGACACTGAGTCCTATCacaatgttttcaaaactttttttAGCAAAGTTTGTGATATTCTGAACACATCAATTATATACAAGTCAGAATACGTGAGAATAATTCTGAAATTGTTAAATAAAATGTCAAGCCTTTACTCAGAGTGCTTCAATAAGCATTTTGGAGGCACAGGAAAGAATACAAAGACTGTGCAGTTAGTGGTGAACAGTTCTTTGAGAAACGCAAGCAAGATCCAAGACTTTGCAGCAGAAACATCTATTCTACTATCCAACAATTTTATGGGACAAGTTACTACAAGAGATTTTTTAACTGACGAAGAGCTCACTCAACTTATCAAACTCTTGACCAGTATAGATAGAATGCTAGAGTGGCTACTTCCTATGAGGAGAGTAGGGTCCTCCTTAAATCAGGATCACAGTaatgacaatgatgaaaaggtagactttttgaaggatAAATGGTTATTTCTTGAGGGTTCCCCTATTTCAACTGTACTGCTGACGTTCTCCAAAGACTCGGTAGTAGAATTCGATTCACAGGTTGATACCTTCTACAAGTTGATGACGGATATTAAGTTGATCCTCCGATATGATTTAAGGTTGAAAATTGGGTACTTTGTATCTCAAATGTTTCTCACAGAAACCTGGCTGCTTCCTTATGAGAGAAACCGACCAAGTTTGCTGATTGAATCATTGAATAAGAAAATACTTCAAATCGATCATCTACTGACTAATCGGGATTATAAGACGTTTGTCTTCCAGGGAGTATCGTCCTTTGCAAATAAGCTGTTTATTAAAGGAGCTTCTGATATCGTGGCCTTAAACGAACATGGTATTGGCAAGCTTTACTCCAATATCATAATTCTGCAACAAGTCTTACGAACACTTGTTGATGATCCCGATGAAATTAACTTCAGTTCATGCATAAACTACTatgaaatgttcaaaaagaCCGATAAAGGCATAGTTGACCAGGTTTCCCGAGGCGAGAACAGGTACTCGTATGAAGAAAATGCTCAGATGATCAAGCTTTACTTCAGTGAAGGTTTGAGTAAGCAGATGAACACCGGAAAGAAGATGTCATTTGGAGCAGATAAACGATGCGAAGAATCGATTCAAGCACTAAAAAATCTATACAAATAA
- a CDS encoding Protein with similarity to ATP-binding cassette (ABC) transporter family members, with translation MNLVELKNVLFQRATGSASKVCSKRLLFKNPINLNLNSDKRWAIIGHTKSSFLEVLSGKHLAIPIEGRKYPILANELASNSIELLQFSNNNYGKSATGTGNGGFTHLGARYEFFKDLEIDIRVDQFISDYSYNASHKVDSDKIANLIKTFKLDGLEDKYINGLSNGQFRRARLAKSIYKAPKILLIDDPFLGLDPNATDLVSNVLSQDHESAILLGLRIQDPIPSWIDNVVLVNQDGVVKHGPKDELAPELEANLDEFKKSQVKELENIKKKELAFIERQTANTDNSEIISMRNVNVAHKGKKILTNLNWNVRCGEKWHIRGPNGSGKTTILSLLTLDHPQSWNKSISVYGAPRRIGSTNYFDTNKYIGFTSPELHALFPKKLTVFKAVSTGFVTGSYLPPNNLTADQINRINNLLEYFQLGELKDTSFDELSISHQKVVLFIRAVINNPRILILDESLSAMDENDVLRCKDFVSSYNQGCVLVVGHVDEEVPKCDKYLQLIDAPKGEYKIGYV, from the coding sequence ATGAACCTAGTGGAGCTTAAGAATGTATTGTTTCAAAGGGCCACTGGATCTGCCTCCAAAGTATGCTCCAAACGACTGTTATTTAAGAATCCTATAAACCTCAATTTGAATTCCGACAAACGTTGGGCGATAATTGGACACACCAAATCGTCattcttggaagttttATCGGGTAAGCATTTAGCAATTCCAATAGAGGGAAGAAAATACCCCATTTTGGCTAACGAACTGGCGTCCAACTCGATCGAGCTGCTCCAATTTTCCAATAATAACTACGGCAAGAGTGCTACCGGGACTGGTAATGGTGGGTTCACGCATCTGGGAGCAAGATAtgagttcttcaaagacCTGGAGATTGATATCAGAGTGGATCAGTTCATTAGTGACTACTCCTACAACGCATCTCATAAAGTTGATAGTGACAAGATCGCCAATCTGATAAAAACGTTCAAGCTGGACGGACTGGAAGACAAGTATATCAATGGACTTAGTAACGGGCAGTTCAGAAGGGCTAGATTAGCAAAATCCATCTACAAGGCACCCAAAATTCTTCTCATTGATGATCCATTTTTGGGACTGGATCCAAATGCTACAGACTTAGTTTCGAATGTTCTTAGCCAAGACCACGAGTCAGCAATCCTGCTGGGACTAAGGATTCAAGATCCAATTCCCTCGTGGATTGACAACGTTGTTCTTGTAAACCAGGATGGAGTTGTCAAGCACGGACCAAAGGATGAATTGGCACCTGAACTTGAGGCGAATCTGGACGAATTTAAGAAGTCTCAGGTTAAAGAACTAGAGAATataaaaaagaaggaactgGCCTTTATAGAAAGACAGACTGCCAACACAGATAATTCAGAGATAATTTCCATGAGGAATGTCAATGTAGCTCATAAGGGAAAAAAGATACTAACAAATTTGAATTGGAACGTTCGATGTGGCGAAAAATGGCATATCCGTGGACCAAATGGTTCTGGAAAAACCACCATTTTGTCATTACTGACCTTGGATCATCCCCAATCTTGGAACAAAAGTATATCTGTTTATGGAGCCCCTAGACGTATTGGTTCTACAAATTATTTTGACACGAATAAATACATTGGTTTTACGTCTCCTGAATTGCATGctttatttccaaagaaactgacTGTTTTCAAAGCTGTGTCCACAGGTTTCGTAACCGGATCTTATCTCCCTCCAAATAATTTGACGGCTGATCAAATTAATAGAATCAACAATTTATTGgaatattttcaattaGGAGAACTTAAAGACACTTCTTTCGATGAATTATCCATTTCCCATCAAAAAGTTGTTCTGTTTATCAGGGCTGTAATAAATAACCCCAGGATTTTGATCTTAGATGAGAGCTTAAGTGCGATGGATGAAAATGATGTGTTAAGATGTAAAGACTTTGTGAGCTCCTATAACCAAGGATGCGTCTTGGTGGTGGGACATGTTGACGAGGAAGTCCCTAAATGTGACAAGTACCTACAGCTCATTGATGCACCCAAAGGCGAATACAAGATAGGATACGTCTGA
- a CDS encoding Hsp70 (Ssa1p) nucleotide exchange factor, cytosolic homolog of Sil1p, which is the nucleotide exchan: protein MEKLLKWSISANSQDEESKKRAGQPDPELLAQLFGGPDEPTLMNESMKVINNPETDLENKEVAFDNFEMLIENMDNANNIENMHLWPPLLQNLDSEYISLRRFACSCIGTAVQNNPKCQEHFLKHSDGIKKLIAISSNSEEDDSVKLKALYALSNVLRHNKPAYEEFSNQGGWNEISPLLTSLDNSNEKIKLRTLSLLSSIITNGLSEEVIEHLHNNKVVISMLKVLKAEGHITSIDKVLSLLTTLVQNKFRFSDEEINLIRQSLTTIAELEDSLNNDDLNTIKQVL from the coding sequence ATGGAGAAGCTACTCAAATGGTCGATATCAGCAAACTCTCAGGATGAGgaatccaagaaaagagcTGGGCAGCCAGACCCAGAACTGCTGGCTCAGTTGTTTGGAGGCCCCGACGAACCCACATTGATGAACGAATCCATGAAGGTGATTAACAACCCCGAAACAGATTTAGAAAACAAAGAGGTTGCCtttgacaattttgaaatgctCATTGAAAATATGGACAATGCTAATAACATTGAAAATATGCATCTTTGGCCTCCTTTGCTTCAAAACCTCGATAGCGAGTATATCTCTCTAAGGAGATTCGCCTGTTCTTGTATAGGCACTGCAGTTCAGAACAACCCCAAATGTCAGGAACATTTTCTGAAGCACTCTGATGGTATAAAGAAGTTGATTGCAATCTCTTCTAATTCGGAGGAGGATGATTCGGTCAAACTAAAGGCCCTTTATGCATTGAGCAATGTTCTAAGGCATAATAAACCAGCTTACGAAGAGTTCAGCAACCAAGGTGGTTGGAATGAGATAAGCCCGCTGTTGACATCTTTGGATAACTCTAATGAGAAAATAAAGCTTAGAACGCTGTCTTTGCTTTCCTCCATCATTACCAATGGACTATCAGAAGAAGTTATCGAACATTTGCACAACAACAAGGTGGTTATTAGTATGCTCAAGGTTTTGAAAGCAGAAGGGCACATTACCTCTATAGACAAAGTTTTGAGTCTTCTGACCACTCTAGTGCAGAATAAGTTCAGATTttcagatgaagagattAACTTGATTCGCCAATCGTTGACAACTATAGCAGAACTAGAGGACAGTCTGAACAACGATGATTTGAATACCATAAAGCAAGTACTTTAA
- a CDS encoding uncharacterized protein (Subunit of TFIIH complex, involved in transcription initiation, similar to 34 kDa subunit of human T), with protein MDAIADRAFQEKQHNVSQDETPSLLAVVIDTNPLEWTKLKGVICLKELCKSVLVLLNAHLSLNSGNRVAVLTSSSLNSGPKFLYPDPNDKTYEKRESLLSSDIHRQFKFVDQKIIQELQILLDNEPLNPENQELKGSIAGAMSMALSYINRLTNIEPESTGNTLRAKMLVISISDDSTQQYVPFMNCIFSAQKMKVSIDVCKMGPDSSFLQQASDVTNGVYMLIKNVHGLIQYLTTALFIDPSLRPIMVLPTNSDLDFRASCFVTNKVIDIGYVCSVCLCIFSIIPRNNVCPTCQSKFDDAVVKKLRQKPIVIPLQKKKKLEDGVQRT; from the exons ATGGATGCCATTGCAGATAGGGCCTTCCAAGAGAAGCAGCATAATGTGTCTCAAG ATGAAACTCCTTCGTTGCTAGCAGTTGTTATTGATACCAATCCACTTGAATGGACAAAGCTAAAAGGTGTGAtctgtttgaaagagctttGCAAATCAGTTTTGGTTCTTTTAAATGCACATCTCTCTTTGAACAGTGGAAATAGGGTGGCAGTTCTCACATCTTCTTCCCTCAACTCGGGACCAAAATTCCTGTATCCAGATCCAAACGATAAGACTTACGAAAAAAGAGAGTCTTTACTATCCTCTGACATACATCGGCAATTCAAATTTGTTGACCAGAAAATAATACAAGAACTACAGATACTACTTGATAACGAGCCTTTAAATCCAGAAAACCAGGAACTCAAAGGAAGCATAGCAGGTGCTATGTCTATGGCATTAAGCTACATAAATAGACTTACCAACATCGAACCAGAGTCGACAGGAAACACACTAAGAGCTAAGATGCTGGTTATAAGTATAAGTGACGACTCCACCCAACAATATGTGCCTTTCATGAACTGCATTTTTTCTGCTCAAAAGATGAAAGTTTCCATTGACGTCTGTAAGATGGGACCCGATTCCAGTTTTCTCCAACAGGCATCCGATGTCACTAATGGCGTTTATATGctcatcaaaaatgttCATGGGCTCATACAGTACCTAACCACTGCACTTTTCATTGACCCCTCTCTGAGACCAATAATGGTCCTTCCTACCAATTCAGATCTCGATTTTAGAGCGTCATGTTTTGTGACTAATAAAGTGATAGATATTGGGTATGTGTGCAGTGTGTGCTTGTGTATTTTCAGCATCATTCCCCGAAATAATGTCTGCCCAACTTGCCAATCAAAGTTCGATGACGCAGTAGTGAAAAAGCTACGCCAAAAACCTATCGTTATTCCATtacagaaaaagaaaaagctgGAAGACGGAGTGCAAAGGACGTGA